Below is a window of Planctomycetes bacterium MalM25 DNA.
ACCTGCTCGCCAAGGTGATGCCCGTGGTGATCCAGCTGCGATCCGACGCCCGCGCCGCGAAGAACTTCGCGGTCGCCGACGCGATCCGCGACGGCCTCGCCCCGACCGGCATCACGCTCGAGGACCGCGCCGGCGGGACCGAGTGGGAGGGGGGAGCCGACGACGCGACCGAGGCGGTCATGCAGATGCTGATCACCCTGCGCGCCGACGCGCGCTCGAACAAGGACTTCGCCACCGCCGACGCCCTCCGCGACCAGCTCGCCGCCATCGGCGTGACGATCGAAGACCGCGCCGGCGGCGCGGAGTGGTCCGCCAGCTAATCCAACTTGAAAGAGTAGACGCCACATGCGGTACAAGATCTCACTCGAACGCTCCGACGAAGGCGTCGCCGCTTCGGTCCTCGGCCTGCCAGGGTGTCACTCCCAAGGCGCCGACGAGTCGGAAGCGATCGCTAGCATCCGCGAAGCGATCCAAGAGTACCTCGCCGTTCAGAACGAGCTCTGGTCCGAACGCGAGACGCTCGAAGTTGAAGTGGAGGCGTAGGCTTGCCGAAACTCCCGGGGTGAATCACAAGGACGCGATCCGTGCCCTTGAGAAATCCGACTTCGTGGTTGCCCGCGAAGGCAAGCACACCGTCATGACCGATGGCGCTCGCATCCTCACCATCCCGCGACACAACCCGATCAACGCCCACACAATGGGCGCAATCGTCCGTGACGCAGGACTCACGAACGAAGTGTTCCGCAAGCTCCTGTAATCCCTCCGCTCATGCGTATCCTCGGCGTTGACCCCGGCTTGAACATCACCGGCTACGGTGTGGTCGACGCGTCGCGCGACGGGGTGCGGCTCGTCGAGGCGGGCGTCGTGCGGGGGACGAAGGGCGCCTCGCTGGCGAAGCGCGTCGGCGAGATCCACGCGGGCATCGCCGAGGTGGTCGAGGCCCTCCGGCCCGAGGCGGTCGCCGTCGAGGAGCTCTACTCGCACTACGAGCGCGTGAAGACCTCGATCCTCATGGGCCACGCCCGCGGCGTGATCGTGCTGGCGGCCGAGCAGGCGGGCCTGCCGGTGAGCCACTACGCGGCGACCCAGATCAAACGGATCCTGACCGGCGCCGGCCGCGCGCCGAAGGACCAGATGCAGCTCGCCATCCAACGCGAGCTCTCCCTCGCCGCGCCGCCCGACCCGCCCGACGTCGCTGATGCGCTCGCCATCGCGCTGACGCACTGGCACCTGGGTTGCCGTCTGCCGGCGCTCGGCGTCACCACCGCGGGCGAAGCCATGGACATCGACTAGCCAAACGCCCTCAACCGCCGGCGGTTGAGATCGACTCGCTAATCAACTTCTATACGAGAAGCCCCTTGATCACCAAAATCACCGGCCGCGTCGTCGCGGCCGCCGGCGACGTGGCCACGCTCGCCGCCGGGCCGTTTGAGTACGAAGTCCTCATCCCCGAGTTCGCCCGCCGGCGTCTGACGGGGCTGATCGGCGAGGAGGCCTCGCTGCACACGCTCGAGTACCTCGAGGGCGACCCGTCGCGCGGCAAGCTCACGCCCCGACTGGTCGGCTTCACCGCGGCGGTCGAGCGTGAGTTCTTTGAGATGTTCTGCAGCGTCGATGGCGTCGGCGTGCGGAAAGCCTTGCGCGCCATGGTGCGGCCGGTCGAAGAGCTGGCGAGCCTGATCGAGGATCAGGACGCCAAGGGGCTCTCGGGCTTGCCCGGCGTCGGCCCGGCGACCGCCGAGCGGATCATCGCCAAGCTCCGCCGCAAAGCGGCCAAGTTCGCCCTCCTAGTCGCCCGCGACGACGCGGCCGCCGGCGGCGAGATCGAGCGCGACCTGCTGAGCGAGGCGTTCGAGGTGCTCCGCACCCTCGGCCACAGCGAGGCGGACGCCCGCCGGCTGATCGACGGCGTCGCCACAACCACCAAGAAGAAGTTCAAAGACGTCGAAACGCTGTTGCACGCCGTTTACGAGCAGAAAAACGGCTAAAATGGTCTGAGTTTGTCCGACCGCGCGGGGCGTGTTAGGATCGCTGGCGGAACTTAGCAGAGGACTCACGCCGGACCGAGGCGTCCGGCACTTCGATCCCACCCCCAACAGGTGGTGCGATGGGTCCGCTTTTCACTTGCCGATCGGCGCCGCTGCTCTCGTTAGCGGTGGCCGCCGCGTCGTGGTTGCTGGCCCCCCCCGCCCTGGGGCGGGTCTGGACCAACACCGAGGGCCAGACCCTCGAGGCCGAGTTCGTCCGCCTACGCGGCCGCGACGCGTTGCTCAAGACCGAGGAACGCACCATCACCGCGCCGATCAACCGCTTGGCCCAAGAGGACCAGGATTGGATCGAGCGTTACCGTGAGCTGACCCGCTCGCGCGAGTGGGGCAAGCCGGGCGCCGAGCCGGTGCGTGGCCAGTTCTTTGGGGCCAAGAACGGCAAGGTCCGTCTGAAGCACGGCAGCAAAGTCCTGATGCTGCCCTACGACCAGATCGGCGAGGAAGACTGGCGGCAGGTCGAGCAGGCGCTCAAGCACCTGGAGCAAGAGATCCCCGAGGACCTGCTCACCTTCAAGCCGGCGGCCCCGGCCCCTAGCGAAAGAGTCGACCTCGACGCGGCGATCGAGCGGACCTGGACCGACGCGAAGGGGCGGGAGATCGTCGCGAAGTACCTCGGGGTCTCCGGCCCGAAGGTGCGGCTCTGGATGCGTGACAAGGAGTTCGTCGTCCCTCTCGCACGGTTCAGCGATGCCGACCGCAGCTGGGTCGCACGCCAGAACCTCGCTTCGCTCACGGGGAGTTTTCAGAAAGCGATGTCGGCCGCGGGCCAAGTCGCCATGCGGGCGCAGATGAACGCCGCCGGCCCCCCGCCGGGAGCGTTCGGCCCGGCGTCGGGCGGACCGCCGAGGCCTCAAGCCCGTCCCGACGCGCCCCGCCCCGAGTGGCAAGAGGGCGGCTACGAAGTCCCACCCGGCGCGCCCCCACGGCCTCAGCCGCGGCGCGAAGTCGATCCGAGCAAGCCGCCAACGTCGCCCCCGCCGGCGACCCCAGTCGAAGCGATCGCGGTCGCCCCGACGACCGACACGCCGCCGACGCCGCTAGCCGACGCAGTCGTCGAATCACCTGCCCCGACGACGCCACGTATCCAACACTTCGATGAACTATCGGATGAAGAGTACGACGCTCTGCTCGACAAGGCTTTCGCCTCCTATCCTCCTATTGACTATGACGATCCCTACGCCGAGGTCTACTGTGACCACTGCGAGGGCGAGTACGTCACCCCCGAAGGGTACACTTACGGTGACCCATGCCCGCTGTGCGGTCTGGCACTCAATCGAGACGAACTCTACATCTACTCGGTAGAGGATGAAGCCTACTCTCGGCCGTGGTACCTCCAGCGGTGGGCCCGGCGGATCATCATCACCTTGGTGATCGCGGGCATCGGAACGGCGGTTAAGCTAGGCATGGGCGGCGAGTAAGCAAGCCCCGTTCGATGGCGACCCGGTTCGCGGCTGCGCTTGGCCCGATTGGTTGGGCCTGCTAGGACGGGGGGAATGTCCACCGAACCCGCCCCCCGCCGCACGAACCTTGCGTTGCGCGTCTTGCGCCTCGTCGCGGTGGCTTATCTCTTGGTCCTGCTGCTGATGACGATGCTGGAGCGCTACCTCGTCTACCCGGCCCCGCCCCTGTCGCGTGGGGATTGGGCGCCCGCGGGGGACGACTACGAGGACGTCTGGATCGACGTGCCCGCGCTCAAGCCTTCCGGCGAACCGACGCGCGTGCACGGCTGGTACTTCGATCACCCCGAGCCGCTCGACGCGGTCCTCTACTGCCACGGGAACGGCGAGGACATCACGTTCAATCTCGACCTGGCCCGACACCTGCGTGACGAGCTCGAAGCCGCCGTGCTGCTGTTCGACTACCGCGGCTACGGCAAGAGCGTCGGCAAGCCGCACGAGGCGGGGCTCGTCGCCGACGGCCTGGCGGCGCAGCGCTGGCTTGCGGAGCGGACCGCGCGCACGCCCGACCAGACCGTGGTGATCGGCCGCTCCCTCGGGGGCGGGGTCGCCACGGCGATCGCCGCCGAGCAAGGCGCGCAGGCGCTCGTCTTGCAGAGCACCTTCTCGCGGATGACCGACGCCGCCGCGTCGCACTACCCCTGGCTGCCGGTCCGCTGGATCATGCAGAACCGCTACGACTCGCTCGCGCGCCTCGCCGCTTACGACGGCCCGGTCCTCATCAGCCACGGCGACTGGGACGAGGTCATCCCCTACGAGCAGGGGGTGCGGCTCTTTGACACAGCGCCGGGAAAGAAGCGATTCGTAGAATTGCCCGGCCGATCCCACAATCAGCCACAACCGGGCAGCTACTACCCGGTGCTCCAAGAGTTCCTTGCGGAGAGCCGAATCCCGCTAGCTGATACCGCGTTGAACGGCGAAGCGACGCCCTCGCCAGCGGCCAACCCCAACGAATAACGAGCGTTTGAATCCTGCCTTGCGCACGCTCCCTAACGGGGGCGCCCCGCCCGCAGCCACGCCCTACCGTGAGCCCCGGCACATTCGGGCTCGCCGAACGGCGAACGATCCCCCGCCCTGCCCCGTAGCAGCAGGATCTCCCGCCGGAACCGGGAGGGGAACGTCGCCCAAGAGAAGACACTTACCCGTGATTATCAGCACCCTCGAGCGGACGCTCGTGTACCCGGCGCCCCCCTTCGGGCGGGGCAACTGGAAGACGACTTGGATCGATCGCGAAGACGTCCGCTTCGCCTCGCGCGGTCCGGGGCGTGAATCGGTCACGCTGCACGGTTGGTACTGTCCGCACCCGGATCCGAAGCACGTCGTCCTCTACTCGCACGGTCAGAGCGAGCACGTCGCGAGCCTGGTCAACGTGGCGGCCCGCTTGCAGGAGTCGCTCGACGCCAGCGTCCTGCTGTACGACTACCGCGGCTACGGCAAGAGCTCCGGCTGGCCGACCGAGGCGGGCTGCCTCGCCGACGGCCTCGCCGCCCAGCAGTGGCTCGCCGAGCGGACCGGCCTGCTGCCCGAGCAGATCGTCCTCGCGGGGCGTTCGCTCGGCGGGGCGGTGAGCGTGGCCGTCACCGCCGAACGGGGCGCCAAGGCGCTCGTCTTGGAAAGCACCTTCGGCCGGCTGACCGACGTCGCCGCGTACAAGTTCCCCTGGGCTCCGGTCCGCCGCGTGATGAATGAGCGCTACGACTCGATCGAGCGCATCGGCCGCTACGAGGGCCCGCTGCTGCAGCTGCACGGCACGCGCGATCGCATCGTCCGCGCCAAGTTCGCCCGCGACCTGTTCCGGGCGAGCCCCAGCCGGCAGAAGAAATTCCTCGTCCACCGCGGAGGCCAACACCACGACGCCCCGCCGCTCGGCTTCTATTCCAAGATGGCCGAGTTCCTCGCCGAGCACACCGAGCCGACCCCGGGTCGGTCACGGAGGGTGGCTGGGTAGTGGCCGGTGGCCAGTCGTCAGTGGCCAGTCGTCAGTGGCCAGATGGCGAGCCGACGACGCGAGTCGTCGGAGAGAATCACCAAGCACACTCTCGCAGCACTCCCCCGACTCGCGTCGGGGGCTCGCCGTCATACGGCTAGGCGAACCACCTATCACTGGCTACTGACGACTGGCCACGGACCACTCTTCCCCCCTGCCCTCCGCGGTTTGTCCGCGGGCTGCTAAACTACTGGCCCACCCGCTCCGCAGCGCCAGGAGGGCCAGCCGTGCCTCGCGAAACGATCCTCACCGCCGACGACTCCGGGGACGAGCCCCTCGGGTCGGGCCCTGCGCCGGAATCCGCCGGGCCTCCCCCTCCGAAGGCGGAGACCACGACGGCCGAAGACATCGCGCTGCGTCCCAAGCGGATCCGCGACATCATCGGCCAGCGCGACGTCTGCGAGCGGATCGAGATCGCCGTCTCGGCGGCCGCGCGCCGCAAGGAGCCGCTCGGGCACGTGCTGCTCGACGGGCCCCCGGGGCTCGGCAAGACGACCTTCGCGACCTGCATCCCGCGCGAGCTCGACGTCAGCCTCCAGATCGCCAGCGGCGCGGCGCTCGCCGCGCCCAAGGACCTGCTCCCCTACCTCACCAACGCGGAGGAGGGCTCCGTCCTCTTCATCGACGAGATCCACCGGCTGCCCAAGGCGGTCGAGGAGTTCATGTACCCGGCGATGGAGGACTTCCGGGTCGACATCACGCTCGGCGAGGGGGTCAACGCGCGCACCGTCAACATGAAGCTCCGCCCGATGACGATCATCGGCGCCACCACCCGCAGCGGCATGCTCTCCGCGCCGCTCCGCGACCGCTTCCCCGTCCGCGAGCACCTCGACTTCTACACGATCGGCGAGCTCACGAAGATCATTACGATCAACGCGGCGAAGCTCGGCCTGCCGATCGACGCGGACGCCGCCGGCAAGGTCGCGCTCGCCAGCCGCGGCACGCCGCGCATCGCGAACAACCACCTGCGCTGGGTCCGCGACTACGCCCAAAGCCGCGCCGACGGCGAGGCGACCCTCCCCGTAACCGACGACGCCCTCACGATGCGCGGCGTCGACCAGAAGGGGCTCGACTCGCAGGACCGCCGCTACCTGGAGACGATCGAGCGCGTCTTCCACGGCGGCCCGGCGGGCGTCGAGGCGATCGCCCACACGATGAACCTGCCGCCCGACACGCTGACCGACGAGGTCGAGCCGTTCCTGCTGCGCAGTGAGTTCGTCGTCCGCACCCCAAGAGGTCGCAAGCTCACACCCAAGGCATACGAGCACCTCGGCAAAGCGCCCCCGGCCGAGCTGGAAGAAGAGGCGGGGCCGTCGCTTTTTTGAGTGGGCAGAGGGCAGTAGAGCAGTTGGTACCCTCTCTACGCGCGAGTTGACGACGAGCCCCCGACGTAAGTCGGGGGTGCCCCAAGAGAAGGCTCCGACGTTTGATTTCTTTGTATTGCCTTCCGCGTGACATCCGATCTACGGTACGGCCCTATCTGGAGCGGCGCCTCCTTCAATCCACCTGGACCGGGTCTCGGGATGTCCTTCAAGACGAACTGCCTTTCAGCACTTCTCACGGCCGCTTGCGCCACCTCCCTTGCAGGAGGGCCCATCCCCGCGGTCGATCTGCCGTCGGTGGTCCCGGATTCGGTCCGCGACCGGGTCGCTCGCGAGTTGGCCTCCACACGCGACACGCTTAGTTGGGCAGTCCATCCGTTCCGCGGCGAGTTCCACGGGCTGGGCAACCCTGCCGCAGGGTCCAGCCGCGCGCACGACCTCTCGGCGAACGGCCGCGTCGTCGTTGGCGCCGACCGCGGCGACTTGGGCGGCAGCCAAGCGTTCGTCTGGTCGCCCTGGACGGGGCGTGCTCATTACGACATGGGCCCCGGCGACACGGTGGCGACCGCGATCTCCGCCGACGGGGTCAATGTCGCGGGCAATGCGGGGAACAACGCTTTCCGCTGGTCGCTCGCTGGCGGTGAATCGTTGCCACCGGTTCTTGGCAGTCAACGCGACGCGGCGGCGATCTCAGGAAACGGCGGCGTGGTGGTTGGGTCAATCACCCCCGACCCGCCGGAGTTCTATCCTTGGATCGACACACCGATCTTCCTCAATTCGGACGACGCAGCGACTTTCGGCGGGATCGAGAGCACAGGCGTTGTTCAAGTTGCGCAAGGGAAAAACGCCTATCGCTGGTCGAAGACGACTAGTAGTCAACAGCTGCCGCCTCAGCCGACCTATTTCAATCATACCGCCGCTGATGTTTCAGCAGATGGAGAGACCGTGCTCGGCAACGGAGGCCGGCTCTACTACCTTTCCTTTCCGGGCTCTTTGACACAAACCGTTGAGCCCATCCTCTGGCGCAACAACGAGCCATCGCTTCTGGGTGGGCTGTACGACTTGGATAGCTTAGTCGCCGACGACTTATCAGGCTCGGGCTCGAGTGACTGGGTTGTCTACCCGATCACAAACAGCGTGACCCAATCAACGACAGCCACGGCGATCTCAGCCGACGGGACCACCGTCGTTGGCAACAACCTTTTCTCTCGATTCTCATTCTTCACCGACGCCTTTTTTCCCACAAAGAACGAAGCCGTGCTCTGGCGTGAAGGGACCGGTTGGATCTCACTCGACTCCCGCGTGCGACTTGCGGATGATCTGAATCGGTTCTTACCCGGCTCTTCGGCTACCGATGTCTCCGGCGATGGCTCGATCGTGATCGGCCGGTCACAGGAGTATGTAACCAGTCAAGTTATTGCCAATATCGGTGCCGTCTCTTTTGGCAACCTTGTCGAAACCCCCTTCCTCTGGGACGAGCAGCGCGGCATGCGTGACCTCGCCGAGGTCTTTCAGTTCGACTACGGCCTCGACCTGGGCGACTGGAGACTCGGCGAAGCGACCGCCATCAGCGACGACGGCTCGACGATCATCGGCAACGGGACCAA
It encodes the following:
- the ruvB gene encoding Holliday junction ATP-dependent DNA helicase RuvB, which encodes MPRETILTADDSGDEPLGSGPAPESAGPPPPKAETTTAEDIALRPKRIRDIIGQRDVCERIEIAVSAAARRKEPLGHVLLDGPPGLGKTTFATCIPRELDVSLQIASGAALAAPKDLLPYLTNAEEGSVLFIDEIHRLPKAVEEFMYPAMEDFRVDITLGEGVNARTVNMKLRPMTIIGATTRSGMLSAPLRDRFPVREHLDFYTIGELTKIITINAAKLGLPIDADAAGKVALASRGTPRIANNHLRWVRDYAQSRADGEATLPVTDDALTMRGVDQKGLDSQDRRYLETIERVFHGGPAGVEAIAHTMNLPPDTLTDEVEPFLLRSEFVVRTPRGRKLTPKAYEHLGKAPPAELEEEAGPSLF
- a CDS encoding Alpha/beta hydrolase family protein, producing the protein MIISTLERTLVYPAPPFGRGNWKTTWIDREDVRFASRGPGRESVTLHGWYCPHPDPKHVVLYSHGQSEHVASLVNVAARLQESLDASVLLYDYRGYGKSSGWPTEAGCLADGLAAQQWLAERTGLLPEQIVLAGRSLGGAVSVAVTAERGAKALVLESTFGRLTDVAAYKFPWAPVRRVMNERYDSIERIGRYEGPLLQLHGTRDRIVRAKFARDLFRASPSRQKKFLVHRGGQHHDAPPLGFYSKMAEFLAEHTEPTPGRSRRVAG
- a CDS encoding Alpha/beta hydrolase family protein, which produces MSTEPAPRRTNLALRVLRLVAVAYLLVLLLMTMLERYLVYPAPPLSRGDWAPAGDDYEDVWIDVPALKPSGEPTRVHGWYFDHPEPLDAVLYCHGNGEDITFNLDLARHLRDELEAAVLLFDYRGYGKSVGKPHEAGLVADGLAAQRWLAERTARTPDQTVVIGRSLGGGVATAIAAEQGAQALVLQSTFSRMTDAAASHYPWLPVRWIMQNRYDSLARLAAYDGPVLISHGDWDEVIPYEQGVRLFDTAPGKKRFVELPGRSHNQPQPGSYYPVLQEFLAESRIPLADTALNGEATPSPAANPNE
- a CDS encoding YcfA-like protein, with translation MKWRRRLAETPGVNHKDAIRALEKSDFVVAREGKHTVMTDGARILTIPRHNPINAHTMGAIVRDAGLTNEVFRKLL
- a CDS encoding hypothetical protein (SLA1 homology domain 1, SHD1), whose protein sequence is MGPLFTCRSAPLLSLAVAAASWLLAPPALGRVWTNTEGQTLEAEFVRLRGRDALLKTEERTITAPINRLAQEDQDWIERYRELTRSREWGKPGAEPVRGQFFGAKNGKVRLKHGSKVLMLPYDQIGEEDWRQVEQALKHLEQEIPEDLLTFKPAAPAPSERVDLDAAIERTWTDAKGREIVAKYLGVSGPKVRLWMRDKEFVVPLARFSDADRSWVARQNLASLTGSFQKAMSAAGQVAMRAQMNAAGPPPGAFGPASGGPPRPQARPDAPRPEWQEGGYEVPPGAPPRPQPRREVDPSKPPTSPPPATPVEAIAVAPTTDTPPTPLADAVVESPAPTTPRIQHFDELSDEEYDALLDKAFASYPPIDYDDPYAEVYCDHCEGEYVTPEGYTYGDPCPLCGLALNRDELYIYSVEDEAYSRPWYLQRWARRIIITLVIAGIGTAVKLGMGGE
- the ruvC gene encoding Crossover junction endodeoxyribonuclease RuvC, which gives rise to MRILGVDPGLNITGYGVVDASRDGVRLVEAGVVRGTKGASLAKRVGEIHAGIAEVVEALRPEAVAVEELYSHYERVKTSILMGHARGVIVLAAEQAGLPVSHYAATQIKRILTGAGRAPKDQMQLAIQRELSLAAPPDPPDVADALAIALTHWHLGCRLPALGVTTAGEAMDID
- the ruvA gene encoding Holliday junction ATP-dependent DNA helicase RuvA, which codes for MITKITGRVVAAAGDVATLAAGPFEYEVLIPEFARRRLTGLIGEEASLHTLEYLEGDPSRGKLTPRLVGFTAAVEREFFEMFCSVDGVGVRKALRAMVRPVEELASLIEDQDAKGLSGLPGVGPATAERIIAKLRRKAAKFALLVARDDAAAGGEIERDLLSEAFEVLRTLGHSEADARRLIDGVATTTKKKFKDVETLLHAVYEQKNG